Genomic window (Paenibacillus sp. PK3_47):
TGAGGATGGACAGCTTCTCCTCTGTAATCGTCTCCGGCGAGGTTTCTACCGAAATCGATGCGCGCGAAGTGTCCAGCCCCATAATTTCCCGGGCAATCCGGAACAGCCGGCTTAGCTGCGGTGCAGCGAGCAGGGTCGGTGTACCGCCGCCGACTGCAAAGCGGGCAAAAGGCTTATGGCCGGTAAAAGCCGACCACTGCCGGGCCTGCCGCTCCAGTGCATCGACATAACGTTCATGAACATCTGCGCGTTTGTCCGGCAGCGTGAACAGGTTGCAGAAGCCGCAGCGCGCGCCGCAGAACGGAATATGCATATAGAGAAAAAAGGTCTCCGCAGGCTCATCCAGCCACAGCCGTTCTAATGACACCGGCGGCTGGAATTCACGGTAAGCCGTTTTATGCGGATAAGAATAGAGATAATTGCGGTAAGGCTGAGCGGTAATCTGCTCTTTCCACTGCCTGACCTCCTCCGAAGAAAGAGTCGGTCTTACGTCGTTGTTGGTAGATTGCTGCTGGAAGTTGCCGATAGACGTCATACGTTTCTCCTTTCATCCGGATGAATTAGATATGCCAAGCTAAGCTACAGTATAAATTCCCGGTAAGGGACATTCCATACCGTCTCATGCGCCAGGCGGTGTCCCTCATAGCCGTCTTCCCCGTAGGCGGTACCATGGTCCGAAAAAGCCAGACAAAAGACCGGATTCCCCCGCTCCCGGAAACGTGCGAACAGCCGTCCCAGCTCACCGTCGGCATAACGCAGCGCAGCCCGCTGGCTGTCCACGGAATCCTTGCGGGCACCGGGCAGGAACATATGGTTAGGCCCATGAATAGCCGACACATTCAGAAACAGAAACAGCCGCTGATCGAGCGGCGTATTGCCCAGCACCTTCAAGGCATGATTGACCTGATGCTCCGTGGAGCGCGGATTGGTGACGCCAAAGGTCATCCGCCAGTAGCTTTGCTGGAAATAGCCAGGGAGGATCCGTGCAAGCGGAACCTTTTTGGTGAAAAAAATAACGCCGCCGATGCACACCGTACGGTATCCCTCGCCGGCAAGCCCGGAGACAAGGTCCGGCGTGTCGAACAGCCAGGTATGCGGATGTGTCTTCATGCCGGTGTTTTTGGAATGAAACAGACGCACATGTGAAGCTTTGTCCGTATTGGCCGGAGTCGGCAGGAATCCGCCGAAGAAGGCATGGTGTGCGGCGTAGGTGAAGCTGCCGGGGGTATGCCTTTTCTCCCAGGAGCCGGTTCCGCACAGATTGGGGCAGTTGGCTTCCTCCAGAACAGCGGCATCATAGCGCAGCGTATCCAGTGTAATCATCAGAATATCGTGGGTACCGACAATCGTATTCATATCTGTCATAAGCGTGATCAGTGACCTTTCATAAAATTCAGCTGCTTCATTTCCCATTCATAGGTACCGCAGCCTTCATATTCAACACCGTACAGCAGGTCGCCAAAAGGATTCACGTCAGCCACATAGGTGCGACGTGAATTACCTGAGGAGATTAGAACATCAATTCCGGCGACGTCCGAACGGGGAAAAGCGGCGAGTGCCTGCACGGCAGTATGCTGCACCCTTTCCTGTTCTTCAGCGGTGAGTCCGGCCTCGACCGGAGACATCCGCCTGCTGCGCAGATGCAGGTTCGTAATGGGCGTCCTGCTCACCCGGGCAACCGAATGGCAGGCTTCGTCCCCGACAACCAGCTGGCGGATGTCGAATGAGACTCCGGCCGCCCCGGCCTTGGGAATCCACTGCTCGGCATAAGCACCATGGCTGTAGAGCCAGTCGATGATTTCGGACAAGACTGAGGAGTCATTATAGCGGCGCAGCTTCCCTGAATTATAGTATATGGGCGGACGGGTGATGAACTGCTCGGTCCCGATGGTGGTGACGGCCAGTTCGGCACCCGTGGCCGGATGGATCTGATAGGCGATCACGCCGGAAGCGGCAGAGCCGCAAGCCAGCTTGATGAATACCCGGTGCATCCGCTCCTTAAGCATCATCTCCCGGAGGGATTCATAATTCTC
Coding sequences:
- a CDS encoding STM4013/SEN3800 family hydrolase, translating into MTDMNTIVGTHDILMITLDTLRYDAAVLEEANCPNLCGTGSWEKRHTPGSFTYAAHHAFFGGFLPTPANTDKASHVRLFHSKNTGMKTHPHTWLFDTPDLVSGLAGEGYRTVCIGGVIFFTKKVPLARILPGYFQQSYWRMTFGVTNPRSTEHQVNHALKVLGNTPLDQRLFLFLNVSAIHGPNHMFLPGARKDSVDSQRAALRYADGELGRLFARFRERGNPVFCLAFSDHGTAYGEDGYEGHRLAHETVWNVPYREFIL
- a CDS encoding STM4014 family protein; this encodes MIQGARPLILLCSPGDKRSGGIQQARSRLGMPPALLIPYMDLLRGATLAGLLERQLPAGRLAELQDHSAAAPPLLRLESPGGSFDMEQALIALGAPDAGEQDDSLHPYGQQRDPYRLSVQAAGRLKDMPGVLHHPSQWFRGYCRLLARVQREAGELLPASRWQNHPGDIAAMTDKRRTQQILAAAGVPVPRPLGCSHPPENYESLREMMLKERMHRVFIKLACGSAASGVIAYQIHPATGAELAVTTIGTEQFITRPPIYYNSGKLRRYNDSSVLSEIIDWLYSHGAYAEQWIPKAGAAGVSFDIRQLVVGDEACHSVARVSRTPITNLHLRSRRMSPVEAGLTAEEQERVQHTAVQALAAFPRSDVAGIDVLISSGNSRRTYVADVNPFGDLLYGVEYEGCGTYEWEMKQLNFMKGH